A single genomic interval of Musa acuminata AAA Group cultivar baxijiao chromosome BXJ3-4, Cavendish_Baxijiao_AAA, whole genome shotgun sequence harbors:
- the LOC103981128 gene encoding E3 ubiquitin ligase PQT3-like isoform X2 codes for MAVYYKFKSAKDYDSVPIEGQFISVVNLKERIFESKLFGKGTDFDLMISNAQTNEEFVDEGAMIPKNTSVLIRRVPGRPRKPIITERDEQRFLEDKVEGLPPSNSMLVDDSSTITYPQEYEWDEFGNDLYVIPEVNAPQTSNPVIDVSPADKVDEDSKIKALIDTPALDWNRRTQEGRAFGRGTAGRMFGGRSDGRSMLERKTPPAGYVCHRCKVPGHFIQHCPTNGDPNYDMKRVKPPTGIPKSMLMATPDGSYALPSGAVAVLRPNEAAFEKEIEGLPTTRPVSDLPPELRCPLCKEVMKDAVLTSKCCFRSFCDKCIRDYIITKLMCVCGATNILADDLLPNKTLRETISRILESTTSSTENAGSMVQLQDMESSHPLLHKDPSPTLSAVSKDELNQFTAKQFSCVKEGEGASETKAGNSEMNSSDKKVVINTDVCVATAESLSKGPKSHQSPPMPGDVREKKLAGEQGKKKKKKKARLVAHDADMQWRAYQDLGSENYGMPLAVSGYNPYWTGGMPLGVGNYMAPYGGPVPYMGYTPGPFDVPFSGGNFPQDPFAAQSYMMPVLPRDLSELRMGSMGMNQEPSGMSREEFEARKADLRHKHEMERLNERERGHSKDGKARRESSNTNGASMRPQPRLMSQAQWSDRGRSEKSGSVDCGGPFRDPARLMPPRPAKTTASDRYAAPGEAGSKKRKPSSPERSNGLKELKGGERRGSNGYDHESNEVEYHLKRRPSSSSAREATSRRHREWEPRGRGGREQEHGHERPASKRR; via the exons atGGCTGTGTATTATAAGTTTAAAAGTGCCAAAGATTATGATTCTGTTCCCATTGAGGGGCAATTTATATCTGTTGTCAATTTGAAAGAAAGAATCTTTGAATCCAAGCTATTTGGGAAGGGTACAGATTTCGACCTCATGATCTCTAACGCACAGACTAATGAAG AATTTGTAGATGAAGGAGCTATGATACCCAAAAACACATCAGTTTTGATTCGTCGAGTCCCTGGACGACCACGAAAGCCTATTATCACTGAGAGAGACGA GCAGAGATTTCTAGAGGATAAGGTAGAAGGCCTTCCACCATCTAACAGCATGTTGGTTGATGATTCATCTACCATCACATAT CCTCAAGAATACGAATGGGATGAGTTTGGAAATGACCTATATGTCATTCCTGAAGTTAATGCTCCTCAGACAAGTAACCCTGTGATAGATGTTTCTCCTGCTGACAAGGTTGATGAGGATAGCAAAATTAAGGCTTTAATTGACACACCTGCTCTCGACTGGAATCG tcgaacacaagaaggaagaGCTTTTGGAAGAGGAACCGCTGGCAGAATGTTTGGTGGTCGTAGTGATG GGCGAAGTATGCTTGAACGCAAGACACCCCCAGCAGGTTATGTTTGTCACAGATGCAAAGTGCCTG GTCACTTTATCCAGCACTGCCCCACAAATGGAGATCCTAACTATGACATGAAAAGAGTGAAACCTCCGACTGGAATTCCAAAATCAATGTTAATGGCAACTCCTGATGGCTCCTATGCATTGCCAAGTGGTGCAGTTGCTGTTTTAAGGCCAAATGA GGCTGCATTTGAGAAAGAAATTGAGGGGCTACCTACCACTCGTCCTGTCAGTGACCTTCCACCGGAATTGCGTTGCCCATTGTGTAAAGAGGTGATGAAGGATGCTGTTCTGACTAGCAAGTGCTGTTTCAGGAGCTTCTGTGATAAAT GCATTAGGGACTATATCATTACAAAGCTGATGTGTGTTTGCGGGGCCACAAATATATTGGCTGATGACCTTCTTCCAAACAAAACACTGAGAGAAACAATCAGTCGGATATTAGAATCAACAACTAGTAGTACAGAAAATGCTGGAAGCATGGTACAGCTCCaag ATATGGAGTCGTCTCATCCTTTACTGCACAAAGACCCATCTCCTACTCTTTCTGCTGTGTCCAAAGACGAACTTAATCAGTTCACTGCGAAGCAATTTTCCTGTGTGAAGGAAGGTGAAGGTGCAAGTGAAACAAAGGCTGGAAACAGTGAGATGAATTCTTCAGATAAGAAAGTTGTTATAAATACAGATGTTTGTGTAGCAACAGCAGAATCTCTGAGCAAGGGGCCAAAGTCTCATCAGAGTCCTCCAATGCCTGGAGATGTCCGAGAAAAGAAACTTGCTGGAGAGCAAG gaaagaaaaagaagaagaaaaaggcacGTCTTGTTGCCCATG ATGCTGATATGCAATGGAGGGCCTACCAGGATCTTGGATCTGAAAATTATGGAATGCCTTTGGCTGTTTCAGGCTATAATCCCTACTGGACTGGTGGGATGCCATTAGGAGTTGGTAACTACATGGCACCTTATGGTGGTCCAGTGCCATATATGGGTTACACACCAGGGCCCTTTGATGTTCCTTTTAGTGGGGGAAATTTTCCACAAGATCCATTTGCTGCACAAAGTTATATGATGCCAGTACTTCCGAG ggatttatctgagttaAGGATGGGTAGTATGGGCATGAATCAGGAGCCTTCAGGTATGAGCAGAGAAGAGTTTGAGGCTAGGAAGGCTGATCTAAGGCATAAGCATGAAATGGAGCGACTTAACGAAAG GGAGAGGGGGCATTCCAAGGATGGGAAAGCAAGAAGGGAATCGAGCAACACTAATGGTGCTTCAATGAGGCCACAGCCC AGGCTGATGTCGCAGGCCCAGTGGTCGGACCGGGGCCGGTCTGAGAAGTCAGGCAGCGTGGACTGCGGTGGACCGTTCCGCGACCCGGCCCGGCTTATGCCACCAAGGCCCGCAAAGACGACTGCCAGTGACCGCTACGCGGCCCCCGGCGAGGCGGGCAGCAAGAAGAGGAAGCCCTCCTCGCCCGAGAGGAGCAACGGGCTGAAGGAGCTCAAGGGCGGGGAGAGAAGGGGGAGCAATGGGTACGACCACGAATCGAACGAGGTAGAGTACCACTTAAAGCGGAGGCCTTCGTCCTCGTCGGCAAGGGAGGCGACGTCGAGACGCCACCGGGAGTGGGAGCCACGTGGAAGGGGTGGTAGGGAGCAGGAGCACGGCCACGAGCGTCCTGCGAGCAAGCGGAGATGA
- the LOC103981128 gene encoding E3 ubiquitin ligase PQT3-like isoform X1, with product MAVYYKFKSAKDYDSVPIEGQFISVVNLKERIFESKLFGKGTDFDLMISNAQTNEEFVDEGAMIPKNTSVLIRRVPGRPRKPIITERDEQRFLEDKVEGLPPSNSMLVDDSSTITYVSLTTSECHCTCGSMRPQEYEWDEFGNDLYVIPEVNAPQTSNPVIDVSPADKVDEDSKIKALIDTPALDWNRRTQEGRAFGRGTAGRMFGGRSDGRSMLERKTPPAGYVCHRCKVPGHFIQHCPTNGDPNYDMKRVKPPTGIPKSMLMATPDGSYALPSGAVAVLRPNEAAFEKEIEGLPTTRPVSDLPPELRCPLCKEVMKDAVLTSKCCFRSFCDKCIRDYIITKLMCVCGATNILADDLLPNKTLRETISRILESTTSSTENAGSMVQLQDMESSHPLLHKDPSPTLSAVSKDELNQFTAKQFSCVKEGEGASETKAGNSEMNSSDKKVVINTDVCVATAESLSKGPKSHQSPPMPGDVREKKLAGEQGKKKKKKKARLVAHDADMQWRAYQDLGSENYGMPLAVSGYNPYWTGGMPLGVGNYMAPYGGPVPYMGYTPGPFDVPFSGGNFPQDPFAAQSYMMPVLPRDLSELRMGSMGMNQEPSGMSREEFEARKADLRHKHEMERLNERERGHSKDGKARRESSNTNGASMRPQPRLMSQAQWSDRGRSEKSGSVDCGGPFRDPARLMPPRPAKTTASDRYAAPGEAGSKKRKPSSPERSNGLKELKGGERRGSNGYDHESNEVEYHLKRRPSSSSAREATSRRHREWEPRGRGGREQEHGHERPASKRR from the exons atGGCTGTGTATTATAAGTTTAAAAGTGCCAAAGATTATGATTCTGTTCCCATTGAGGGGCAATTTATATCTGTTGTCAATTTGAAAGAAAGAATCTTTGAATCCAAGCTATTTGGGAAGGGTACAGATTTCGACCTCATGATCTCTAACGCACAGACTAATGAAG AATTTGTAGATGAAGGAGCTATGATACCCAAAAACACATCAGTTTTGATTCGTCGAGTCCCTGGACGACCACGAAAGCCTATTATCACTGAGAGAGACGA GCAGAGATTTCTAGAGGATAAGGTAGAAGGCCTTCCACCATCTAACAGCATGTTGGTTGATGATTCATCTACCATCACATATGTAAGCTTGACTACTTCTGAATGTCATTGCACCTGTGGATCTATGAGG CCTCAAGAATACGAATGGGATGAGTTTGGAAATGACCTATATGTCATTCCTGAAGTTAATGCTCCTCAGACAAGTAACCCTGTGATAGATGTTTCTCCTGCTGACAAGGTTGATGAGGATAGCAAAATTAAGGCTTTAATTGACACACCTGCTCTCGACTGGAATCG tcgaacacaagaaggaagaGCTTTTGGAAGAGGAACCGCTGGCAGAATGTTTGGTGGTCGTAGTGATG GGCGAAGTATGCTTGAACGCAAGACACCCCCAGCAGGTTATGTTTGTCACAGATGCAAAGTGCCTG GTCACTTTATCCAGCACTGCCCCACAAATGGAGATCCTAACTATGACATGAAAAGAGTGAAACCTCCGACTGGAATTCCAAAATCAATGTTAATGGCAACTCCTGATGGCTCCTATGCATTGCCAAGTGGTGCAGTTGCTGTTTTAAGGCCAAATGA GGCTGCATTTGAGAAAGAAATTGAGGGGCTACCTACCACTCGTCCTGTCAGTGACCTTCCACCGGAATTGCGTTGCCCATTGTGTAAAGAGGTGATGAAGGATGCTGTTCTGACTAGCAAGTGCTGTTTCAGGAGCTTCTGTGATAAAT GCATTAGGGACTATATCATTACAAAGCTGATGTGTGTTTGCGGGGCCACAAATATATTGGCTGATGACCTTCTTCCAAACAAAACACTGAGAGAAACAATCAGTCGGATATTAGAATCAACAACTAGTAGTACAGAAAATGCTGGAAGCATGGTACAGCTCCaag ATATGGAGTCGTCTCATCCTTTACTGCACAAAGACCCATCTCCTACTCTTTCTGCTGTGTCCAAAGACGAACTTAATCAGTTCACTGCGAAGCAATTTTCCTGTGTGAAGGAAGGTGAAGGTGCAAGTGAAACAAAGGCTGGAAACAGTGAGATGAATTCTTCAGATAAGAAAGTTGTTATAAATACAGATGTTTGTGTAGCAACAGCAGAATCTCTGAGCAAGGGGCCAAAGTCTCATCAGAGTCCTCCAATGCCTGGAGATGTCCGAGAAAAGAAACTTGCTGGAGAGCAAG gaaagaaaaagaagaagaaaaaggcacGTCTTGTTGCCCATG ATGCTGATATGCAATGGAGGGCCTACCAGGATCTTGGATCTGAAAATTATGGAATGCCTTTGGCTGTTTCAGGCTATAATCCCTACTGGACTGGTGGGATGCCATTAGGAGTTGGTAACTACATGGCACCTTATGGTGGTCCAGTGCCATATATGGGTTACACACCAGGGCCCTTTGATGTTCCTTTTAGTGGGGGAAATTTTCCACAAGATCCATTTGCTGCACAAAGTTATATGATGCCAGTACTTCCGAG ggatttatctgagttaAGGATGGGTAGTATGGGCATGAATCAGGAGCCTTCAGGTATGAGCAGAGAAGAGTTTGAGGCTAGGAAGGCTGATCTAAGGCATAAGCATGAAATGGAGCGACTTAACGAAAG GGAGAGGGGGCATTCCAAGGATGGGAAAGCAAGAAGGGAATCGAGCAACACTAATGGTGCTTCAATGAGGCCACAGCCC AGGCTGATGTCGCAGGCCCAGTGGTCGGACCGGGGCCGGTCTGAGAAGTCAGGCAGCGTGGACTGCGGTGGACCGTTCCGCGACCCGGCCCGGCTTATGCCACCAAGGCCCGCAAAGACGACTGCCAGTGACCGCTACGCGGCCCCCGGCGAGGCGGGCAGCAAGAAGAGGAAGCCCTCCTCGCCCGAGAGGAGCAACGGGCTGAAGGAGCTCAAGGGCGGGGAGAGAAGGGGGAGCAATGGGTACGACCACGAATCGAACGAGGTAGAGTACCACTTAAAGCGGAGGCCTTCGTCCTCGTCGGCAAGGGAGGCGACGTCGAGACGCCACCGGGAGTGGGAGCCACGTGGAAGGGGTGGTAGGGAGCAGGAGCACGGCCACGAGCGTCCTGCGAGCAAGCGGAGATGA